One Nostoc sp. CENA543 genomic window, GTTAAACCTTTGTATCGCCAACCCATTTCACTCGCGACTTGCAACACCTGAAAAATCGCATCAGCTTGGTCTTGGGGGTCGCGTACTACGCCTTTTTTACCCACACGAGATTTTCCCACCTCAAACTGAGGCTTGACTAATAAAACAGCTTCGCGTGGGGGTTGAGTTAGTCGCCAAACAGCAGGCAAAATCTTGGTTAAGGAAATAAACGAAACATCCACCACCGCTAAATCAGGAATCGGGTCATCTTCGCTATATAAATCCCCAGGTTGTAGTTGTCGTAAATTGGTACGTTCCCGCAACACCACCTGGGGATTATTGCGTAAACCCCAATCAGTTTGTCCGTAACCGACATCAATTCCGTAAACTAATTTTGCCCCGGCTTGGAGTAAACAGTCAGTAAAGCCGCCTGTAGAAATTCCCCCATCCAAGCACACCCGATTAGCTACGGAAATAGCGAATAATTCTAAAGCTTTAGCGAGTTTATCACCACCACGGGAAACGAAACGCGATCGCTCCTTAACTTTAATTTGAGCAGCAACATCAACCTCTGTTCCAGGTTTATCAATTACCTGTTCATTGACCATCACTTCCCCCGCCTGAATTAATCTCTGTGCTAAAGCGCGGGAATTACATAAATTTAACTCTACTAATAATGTATCTAGTCGCTGCTTCACCAATTAACTTAATTCTCCTGTTGTTGAAAAATAAATTTTTTGAAATTTTTGTATAGCCGTAATGCTCCGCCCCACCGTAGGCGATCGCTTCTTTGGTATGTTAATAGTCGTGATCAGCTAGTCATAGAGGTGAACTAATGCCAGAAATTAGCCGCTTTTTTGGAATTATTATCACTATGTATTATAACGATCATCCACCGCCACATTTTCACGTCCGCTATAATCAACAAAAAGCAATTATTGATATCGAAACTTTATCGATACTAGAGGGTAAACTCTCCTCCAGAGTATTAGCACTGGTAGTTGAATGGGCAAATTTACATAAAACAGAATTGATGAATAATTGGGAAAAAGCTAGAGTCAATGATCCTGTAGAGAAAATCGAACCATTGGAGTAAGTCATGCTCAAAGATATTATTGCAGTTGAACCGAGAGAAGGTTATCAACTATACATTAGATTTGAAGACAACCAACAAGGCATTATTGATATTAGTAAGTTAATTTCTTTTACAGGGGTTTTCGCACCGCTACAAAATATTGACTATTTCAAACAGGTAAAAATCAACCCGGAATGGGGAACTATTTGTTGGGAAAATGGCGCAGATTTTGACCCTGATGTACTTTATGCTGAAATTACTGGAGAAGCAATCAGTAATTATCAAATTGCCAAAACTTAGTCAAAATTTGCGATCGCTCCTTAATTCTAATTTGAGCAGCAGCATCAACTTCACATCCAGGCTTATCAATTACCTGGTCATTTACCATCACTTCCCCAGCCTGAATTAGCCTCTGTGCTAAAGCGCGGGAATTACATAAATTTAACTCTACTAATAATGTATCTAGTCGCTGCTTCACCAATTAACTTAATTCTCCCATGATTGAAGGTAAATGCTCAATATTGTATTTTACGAATATTTATAGATGAAAGTAAAAACTAATATTCATTGCTTGTAGAAACTACAATGGAATTAGCTAATAGGGAAACTGACACGGGAAATAAACAAGAATGCTTAAAACTGTTGAGGGAATTTATAAAAATGGACAAATTGAACTGACTGAAACACCACAAGGTATTACTGAAAGTAAAGTCCTCGTGACTTTTTTAGAAACAAAACCGAATATTTGGACGGAAAATATCATACAACATCAAGGCATAGCAGAAAGCATCGTTTTTGAGTCCTACCGAGATTAACTGCTCCCAACTTATGAAATAGGTTTTAACTAGTTTCCAAGAATAGCCAATTTACAAATTCAAAATTGGCGTTTTGCATCAAGAATATCTAAATATTTGCACTCAATTATTCCTAATTTTTCATCAGAATTAAAAAATAAATCTCCAGGGTATGGAGTGTGGGAAATATTAGTCTAGCTTTTGCAACTGCGCTACCCTGGGGTCAATAATCTTCTTTCCTAGACTGTCAAATTTCACGGCGACAGAAACTTTATTCCCTTCACCAAAGATATGAGTTATTTCACCTATGCCGAAGGTTTTATGTAATACTCTATCTCCTACTTGCCAATTTGTTGTCGTTGCTTGCTTACCGTTAGTTTGAGCAGTTTTTGTGTAAGTTTGTCGGCTTTGATGGGGGTGTGCTAATAGTTCTGTGGGTAACTCATCGAGAAATTGCGATCGCAATGCGGGTTCGCGTGAACCATATAAGCGGCGTTCTCGCGCAAAGGATAAATGTAACCTTTCTTGGGCGCGGGTAATTCCTACGTAACATAAACGCCGTTCTTCTTCTAAGGCGGCTGGGTCATTCATGGAGCGATAATTGGGAAATAATCCCTGTTCTAACCCCACTAAAAAGACTACAGGAAATTCCAACCCTTTAGAGGCGTGTAAAGTCATCAAGGAAACTGCGGTTTGTCCCTCTTTTAAGTTATCTAAATCGGAACTGAGAGCGGTACTTTGTAAAAATGCTGTTAAAGAAACGTCTTCATTTTCTTCTTGAAATTGCAGCACAGCGTTATAAAGTTCTTGGACGTTTTGGATTCTGTCTTCGGCTTCATCTGTACCTTGACTTTGCAAATCCTGCACGTAACCAGAATCGTCTAATACCCCCATCACCAACTCAGAAACGGGAACAGTGGCGATTTCATTTTGCCATTTGTTAATCATTTGGGCAAAGTTATTGACAGATTTGGCAGAACGTCCAGCTAAAGTATTAACTGAGGTTTCATCACTTAAAATTTCCCAAAGAGTTGTACCCAATTGTTGAGACGCATTCATTAAATTATCAATGGTCGCTTTGCCAATTCCCCGGCGGGGTGTATTAATAACTCGTAATAAACTGACTGTATCAGATGGGTTGGCGATCGCTCTTAAATAAGCTAAGACATCTTTAATTTCTTTGCGGTCATAAAATTTCATCCCACCCACTACTGTATAGGGAATTTGATTCCTGACTAATAATTCTTCAAAGGGGCGAGATTGGGCGTTAGTACGATATAAAATAGCAAAACTTCCCCAATTCAATTCGGGGTGTTGATTTTCTAAGTAGCGAATTTGTTTAATCACAAAATCAGCTTCTACTAGTTCGTCATCGGCTTTGTAGCAATAAATCTGTTCTCCCGCGCCGCGTGTCGGCTTCAGGACTTTATCAATCCGTTGGGTGTTATTTTCAATTAGTTCATTAGCCGCCTGTAAAATATTTTCACAAGAGCGATAGTTTTCTTCTAACTTCACCATTGTGCGTGTATCTTCATCAGGCAAACCATCACCAAAGTCTTGCTGAAATTCTAGCAAAATTGTAAAGTCTGCCATTCTAAAACTATAAATAGATTGGTCAGCATCACCCACAACAAAAACTGAGCGATTTCGCCAATCCCAATCATTTTTATTATTTTCCCCGTTAGTGACCAATAGACGAATCAATTCATATTGAGTGCGGTTAGTATCTTGATATTCATCAACCAAAATATGGCAAAATTTCCGATGCCAATAACCCAAGATTTGCTCGTTTTGTTGAAATAATCTCGTAGGAACAAGAATCAAATCATCAAAATCAAGAGCATTGTTTTCTGCTAGTTTGTCTTGGTAACGGTTGTAAACATCAGCAATCACCCGTCCCCGATAATTAGGCTGTTCTTTTTCAAATTCTTCTGGTGATAAGCCTTGGTTTTTGGCATTACTAATAGCGTAGCGGACAGAACGGGGTTCAAATTTCTTATCGTCTAAATTTAATTGTTTAGTGACAATTTCCTTAATCAAACTCTGGACATCAGACTCATCAAAAATCGAAAAATTCCTATCCCACTTTCTCCCCTTTTCATCTTGATATTTATCAACATCAAAACGGAGAATCCGCGAAAATAGACTGTGGAAAGTACCACACCACAAGTCTTTAATTATACTTTTATAAACACGCGATCGCAGTTTCGTTTGTTCGTATTCTGGCAATAAATCTAACCGTTGACCATGTTCTGTGATAGCCAACTGTTCAGCAAATAGCCGTTGAATCCGGTCTTTCATTTCCCTGGCGGCTTTATTCGTAAAAGTCACCGCCAAAATATTTTCCGGTGCAACCCGATGTTTCAGAATTAAGTTAGCAATCCGGTAAGTCAAAGCGCGTGTTTTACCAGAACCCGCACCAGCCACCACTAACAAAGGGCCGCAATAATGTTCCACGGCTTGGCGTTGACTGGGGTTTAAGTGGCTAAGAAAATCGATGTTAGTAGTCATGGTGTGAGTTTGGGCATTGGCTATGGGGCATGGGGCATAGGAAATATAATCTATCTTGTTTGCCTTGTCTATCTTGTTTACCTTGTCTCCCGATTCCCAATTCCCTATTCCCTATTCCCCATTCCCCAGTTTACTCCTGTACCGTCAACGGCAGATGCACAGTAAAAGTAGAACCAACTCCTATTTGACTCTGCACTAAAATTTCCCCACCCATCATCTGACAAAAGTGGCGACTGATAGCTAAACCCAGTCCTGTCCCACCGTACTTTTTCGTGGTTGAGGTATCACCTTGGATAAAAGGCTGGAATAGCTGTTGCTGTTGTGTGGGAGACATCCCAATTCCTGTATCACTGACTGTGAAGGTAATCATTCCCAGGGGTGCTTCTAAGGAAGCATTTTGCAAATCATTTTTTACTATCAGCTTAATTTTGCCGTTGGTGGTAAATTTCGCCGCGTTACTTAAGAGATTGAACAAGACTTGCCTCATTCTGGTTTGAT contains:
- a CDS encoding TlyA family RNA methyltransferase yields the protein MVKQRLDTLLVELNLCNSRALAQRLIQAGEVMVNEQVIDKPGTEVDVAAQIKVKERSRFVSRGGDKLAKALELFAISVANRVCLDGGISTGGFTDCLLQAGAKLVYGIDVGYGQTDWGLRNNPQVVLRERTNLRQLQPGDLYSEDDPIPDLAVVDVSFISLTKILPAVWRLTQPPREAVLLVKPQFEVGKSRVGKKGVVRDPQDQADAIFQVLQVASEMGWRYKGLTWSPITGPAGNIEYLLWLGTESEETPPPDLSAIQQMTQLAAVDLL
- a CDS encoding DUF4160 domain-containing protein translates to MPEISRFFGIIITMYYNDHPPPHFHVRYNQQKAIIDIETLSILEGKLSSRVLALVVEWANLHKTELMNNWEKARVNDPVEKIEPLE
- a CDS encoding DUF2442 domain-containing protein, with amino-acid sequence MLKDIIAVEPREGYQLYIRFEDNQQGIIDISKLISFTGVFAPLQNIDYFKQVKINPEWGTICWENGADFDPDVLYAEITGEAISNYQIAKT
- the pcrA gene encoding DNA helicase PcrA, with the translated sequence MTTNIDFLSHLNPSQRQAVEHYCGPLLVVAGAGSGKTRALTYRIANLILKHRVAPENILAVTFTNKAAREMKDRIQRLFAEQLAITEHGQRLDLLPEYEQTKLRSRVYKSIIKDLWCGTFHSLFSRILRFDVDKYQDEKGRKWDRNFSIFDESDVQSLIKEIVTKQLNLDDKKFEPRSVRYAISNAKNQGLSPEEFEKEQPNYRGRVIADVYNRYQDKLAENNALDFDDLILVPTRLFQQNEQILGYWHRKFCHILVDEYQDTNRTQYELIRLLVTNGENNKNDWDWRNRSVFVVGDADQSIYSFRMADFTILLEFQQDFGDGLPDEDTRTMVKLEENYRSCENILQAANELIENNTQRIDKVLKPTRGAGEQIYCYKADDELVEADFVIKQIRYLENQHPELNWGSFAILYRTNAQSRPFEELLVRNQIPYTVVGGMKFYDRKEIKDVLAYLRAIANPSDTVSLLRVINTPRRGIGKATIDNLMNASQQLGTTLWEILSDETSVNTLAGRSAKSVNNFAQMINKWQNEIATVPVSELVMGVLDDSGYVQDLQSQGTDEAEDRIQNVQELYNAVLQFQEENEDVSLTAFLQSTALSSDLDNLKEGQTAVSLMTLHASKGLEFPVVFLVGLEQGLFPNYRSMNDPAALEEERRLCYVGITRAQERLHLSFARERRLYGSREPALRSQFLDELPTELLAHPHQSRQTYTKTAQTNGKQATTTNWQVGDRVLHKTFGIGEITHIFGEGNKVSVAVKFDSLGKKIIDPRVAQLQKLD